A section of the Alkalihalobacillus sp. LMS39 genome encodes:
- the sigX gene encoding RNA polymerase sigma factor SigX, which translates to MESQFDYLYETYHQSLFQFIFYMVRNRETAEELVQEVYIKVLQSYEKFEGKSSEKTWLYSIARHVSIDWIRMQNRQKRKWLGLLSPIENEVVKDSAPLPEEIVTQREEIRQMYQGLQQCTIDQQQVIVLRYIQSLSITETATILGWTESKVKTTQHRAVKALKGFVEHPNLAKVKEG; encoded by the coding sequence TTGGAGAGTCAGTTTGATTATTTATATGAAACCTATCACCAGTCATTATTTCAATTTATATTTTATATGGTTCGAAACCGGGAAACGGCGGAAGAACTTGTTCAAGAGGTATATATTAAAGTATTGCAGTCGTATGAGAAATTTGAAGGGAAAAGTTCCGAAAAAACATGGCTATATTCGATAGCTCGACATGTTTCCATTGATTGGATCCGAATGCAAAATCGCCAAAAGCGAAAATGGTTAGGGTTACTTTCCCCGATTGAAAATGAAGTGGTAAAAGATTCTGCGCCTCTTCCAGAAGAAATTGTAACCCAACGAGAAGAAATACGACAAATGTATCAAGGGTTACAGCAGTGTACAATCGATCAACAACAAGTTATTGTTCTTCGTTATATTCAATCTTTATCAATAACAGAAACAGCGACCATATTAGGATGGACAGAAAGTAAAGTGAAAACAACACAGCATCGTGCTGTCAAAGCATTAAAAGGCTTTGTAGAACACCCTAATTTAGCAAAGGTGAAGGAGGGGTAA
- a CDS encoding YitT family protein translates to MWKEVQAVLLGSLIIGISINLFFIPYHILDGGIIGLGLIFHYLWNVEVGVTIVVISVPIYIMAWRSYRLFFYKSIPGLVVSALFIDLCSLFPLDQYTIGPLTSAIVGGLLLGVGVGYMFRYDISTGGLDLLAQMIAEATKVNVGIVIFIVDILVVVAGLYVISPTELLLSTIAVTATAFSTMLITGSVHSTRHTHA, encoded by the coding sequence ATGTGGAAAGAAGTTCAAGCAGTCTTACTTGGAAGTCTGATTATCGGTATTAGCATTAATCTTTTCTTTATTCCTTATCATATTTTAGATGGAGGTATTATCGGATTAGGATTAATTTTTCACTATTTATGGAATGTGGAAGTTGGAGTAACAATAGTTGTCATTAGTGTTCCTATTTACATTATGGCGTGGAGATCGTATCGCCTCTTTTTTTATAAAAGTATTCCCGGGTTAGTCGTTTCTGCTTTATTTATCGACCTTTGTTCGCTTTTCCCCCTTGATCAATATACCATTGGCCCGCTAACTAGTGCTATTGTCGGCGGTTTGCTTCTTGGAGTCGGTGTAGGGTATATGTTTCGCTATGATATTAGTACAGGTGGATTAGATTTACTCGCTCAAATGATTGCTGAGGCTACAAAAGTGAACGTCGGAATCGTTATTTTTATTGTTGATATTCTCGTCGTTGTTGCTGGCCTTTATGTGATCTCACCGACAGAATTACTGTTATCGACGATTGCCGTGACTGCAACCGCCTTTTCAACCATGTTAATAACAGGCTCTGTTCACTCGACACGTCATACACATGCATAA